The Candidatus Margulisiibacteriota bacterium genome contains a region encoding:
- a CDS encoding nitronate monooxygenase: MKLPELKIGKLVAKIPIVQGGMSIRISTGKLAGSVAATGAVGVIGASGMEHDELAKEMRIARSLTKDGIIGINILFAAKDFLGIVNTAIKEKIDFITSGAGFSRDLFRLSNQMNIPIIPIVSSGRLALTAKKLGAAAIVAESSEAGGHLGTLDKSTVDLLKEVKEAVADVPIIAAGGIADGCGIARMIKLGASGAQLATNFVLAEECDADIAFKKVYQNANKPEDIVIIKSPVGMPGRAVRTKLIENMQKGVYPKIKFCDDCLKSCSKLYCIFEVLRAAHKGNMEEGLVFCGQSILKIKDKRIRPAKEIIADLVKEAEDCLSGLCKNTKLEENYAGA; encoded by the coding sequence ATGAAACTGCCCGAGTTAAAGATCGGAAAACTGGTGGCCAAGATCCCGATCGTTCAGGGCGGGATGTCCATCAGGATCTCCACCGGAAAACTGGCCGGCTCCGTGGCTGCAACAGGCGCCGTCGGCGTGATAGGCGCCTCGGGCATGGAGCATGACGAACTGGCAAAGGAAATGCGGATAGCCCGGAGCCTGACCAAGGACGGGATAATCGGCATCAACATACTCTTTGCCGCCAAGGACTTTCTGGGCATCGTCAACACTGCAATCAAGGAAAAGATCGATTTTATTACCTCCGGCGCCGGATTTTCCAGGGACCTCTTCAGGCTCAGCAACCAGATGAACATTCCAATTATCCCCATAGTATCTTCGGGCAGGCTGGCGCTGACGGCAAAAAAACTCGGGGCCGCGGCCATTGTGGCCGAAAGCAGCGAGGCCGGCGGGCACCTTGGGACGCTTGACAAGAGCACTGTTGACCTTTTAAAAGAGGTCAAAGAGGCAGTTGCTGATGTGCCGATAATAGCCGCGGGGGGAATAGCCGACGGCTGCGGGATAGCCAGAATGATAAAACTGGGGGCCAGCGGAGCCCAGCTTGCGACCAATTTTGTCCTGGCGGAAGAATGCGATGCCGACATAGCGTTCAAAAAAGTCTATCAAAACGCCAATAAACCGGAGGATATCGTCATAATAAAAAGCCCTGTCGGGATGCCGGGAAGGGCTGTTAGGACCAAACTGATAGAGAACATGCAGAAAGGCGTCTATCCCAAGATAAAGTTTTGCGACGACTGCCTTAAGTCCTGCTCCAAGCTTTACTGCATTTTTGAAGTGCTAAGGGCCGCCCACAAGGGCAACATGGAAGAAGGCCTGGTGTTTTGCGGACAGAGCATACTGAAGATAAAGGATAAAAGGATCAGGCCAGCAAAAGAAATAATCGCCGACCTGGTTAAAGAGGCAGAGGACTGCCTGTCCGGCCTGTGCAAAAACACTAAACTGGAGGAAAACTATGCCGGAGCGTAG
- the fabF gene encoding beta-ketoacyl-ACP synthase II: MPERRVVVTGLGAVTPVGNNADSFWSALKEGKSGIGRITHFDPSGFDSQVAGQVKDFDPLKYLDKKEARRLVKFIQFAVASSKMALEDSGLSINDQNAPATGVLIGSGIGGIEFLEQQAYTLKEKGPSKCSPFMVPLMINDMAAGVTSIHLGAKGPNSCTTTACASGTHSIGDAYEIIKRGAADVMFAGGSEASITPLGIAGFCSAQALSCRNDAPEKASRPFDAGRDGFVMGEGCGIVVLEELESAKKRGARIYCEVIGYGMSGDAFHMTAPDSEGGGAVRGMEAALKSAGISPEQVDYINAHGTSTILNDKLETMAIKKVFGPHAKKVAISSTKSMTGHLLGAAGAVEFVAVAKSIQEDFVHPTVNYEQPDPDCDLDYVPNKGRQMKVNIAMSNSFGFGGHNAILIAKKFKD, from the coding sequence ATGCCGGAGCGTAGGGTGGTGGTGACGGGACTGGGCGCTGTGACCCCTGTGGGCAACAACGCGGATTCTTTTTGGAGCGCCCTAAAAGAAGGAAAGAGCGGGATAGGCCGCATCACCCATTTTGACCCCTCCGGATTTGACTCCCAGGTAGCCGGCCAGGTAAAGGACTTTGACCCTCTCAAATATCTTGATAAAAAAGAAGCCCGCAGGCTGGTAAAATTTATCCAGTTTGCCGTGGCTTCCTCCAAAATGGCGCTTGAAGACAGCGGACTTTCCATAAACGATCAGAACGCTCCTGCCACAGGCGTTCTGATAGGCTCCGGTATCGGAGGCATAGAATTTTTGGAGCAGCAGGCCTATACGCTAAAGGAAAAAGGGCCGTCCAAATGTTCTCCCTTTATGGTGCCTCTGATGATAAACGACATGGCCGCCGGGGTCACCTCAATACACCTTGGCGCCAAAGGCCCTAACAGCTGCACAACTACCGCCTGCGCTTCGGGAACCCACTCGATCGGCGATGCTTACGAGATCATCAAAAGAGGAGCTGCCGATGTCATGTTTGCCGGGGGTTCCGAAGCCTCGATCACTCCGCTTGGAATAGCCGGGTTCTGCTCGGCCCAGGCCCTTTCGTGCAGGAACGACGCTCCGGAAAAGGCTTCCCGGCCCTTTGACGCCGGGCGCGACGGCTTTGTAATGGGCGAAGGCTGCGGCATTGTGGTTCTGGAAGAGCTTGAAAGCGCCAAAAAGCGCGGTGCCCGCATTTATTGCGAAGTTATCGGTTATGGAATGAGCGGGGATGCTTTCCACATGACCGCTCCCGATTCGGAAGGCGGCGGGGCGGTCCGCGGGATGGAAGCGGCCTTAAAAAGCGCCGGGATAAGCCCGGAGCAGGTGGACTATATAAACGCCCACGGGACCTCGACCATACTTAACGACAAGCTGGAAACAATGGCCATAAAAAAAGTGTTCGGACCTCATGCCAAAAAAGTGGCGATCAGCTCTACAAAGTCCATGACCGGACATCTACTGGGAGCTGCGGGCGCCGTAGAGTTTGTCGCGGTGGCAAAGTCCATCCAGGAAGATTTTGTCCATCCAACCGTCAACTACGAGCAGCCTGACCCCGACTGCGATCTTGATTATGTCCCCAACAAGGGAAGGCAGATGAAAGTGAATATCGCCATGAGCAATTCCTTCGGCTTTGGCGGGCACAACGCGATACTTATAGCAAAAAAGTTTAAGGACTAG